From Mesorhizobium sp. Pch-S:
GCATCGCGCTCAGGAACCGCGACTCCTCGCTGGTGTCCTGCACCGATCCGGAAGAATTGAAGCGCGTGCGCGACAGCTGGGTCGGCAAGAAGCTCGGCGTTGCCGATGCCGCCAAGGCCGACGCTGCGATCGAGAAGACCTGCAAGGCGATGAGCGCGGACAACACCAAGAACCGGGTGACTTTCTACTATCTGGTCGCCAAGGATCTCGGCAAGCTCGGCTCGCTCTGAGCTTTCCAGCTTCCTGCACTGTTTGACGATACCCTCCGGCGCGCTCCTGCGCCGGAATGCTGTGGTTTGGTCTATCAGGCCAATAGCCTGACAAGCATTGGCCGGGTATGATCGCGGCCAACGCCAATACCGCGAATCAGGGCGATAGCGATGCGCCAATATCTTGATCTGCTTAGCCATGTCCTGGAGAACGGCACCGACCGGGGTGACCGCACGGGTACGGGAACGCGCTCGGTGTTCGGCTACCAGATGCGCTATGACCTGGGGCAGGGCTTCCCTGTGCTGACCACCAAGAAGCTGCACCTCAAGTCGATCATCCACGAGTTGCTGTGGTTCCTGGCCGGCGACACCAACATCAAATATCTCAACGACAACGGCGTCTCCATCTGGGACGAGTGGGCCGACGCCAACGGCGATCTCGGTCCGGTATACGGAAAGCAGTGGCGCTCCTGGCCCGATGCGCAGGGCGGCACGATCGACCAGATCGAAAATCTGCTGCGCGAGATCCGCTGCAATCCATATTCGCGGCGGCTCATCGTTTCGGCATGGAATCCTGCGGAAGTGGAACAGATGGCGCTGCCGCCCTGCCACTGTCTGTTCCAGTTCTATGTTTCGGACGGACGATTGTCCTGCCAGCTTTACCAGCGCTCGGCTGACATCTTCCTCGGCGTGCCGTTCAACATCGCTTCCTATGCGCTGCTGACCATGATGGTGGCGCAGGTGACCGGGCTGAGACCGGGCGACTTCGTGCACACGCTGGGCGACGCGCACATCTATTCAAACCATTTCGAACAGGCGCACGAACAGCTTCGCCGCCAGCCGAAGACGTTGCCGACGATGTGGATCAATCCGGAGGTGAAAGACCTCTTTGCTTTCCGCTTCGATGATTTCCGCCTGGAAAACTACGTCGCCGATGCGACGATCAAGGCGCCGATCGCGGTTTGATGTTCCGGCCGGAAAAACGTTTCCGGCGATCCCAATTCAACCGACTTCGAAATCGCCCGGCTGGGGCGGCGCAATTGGGTTGAACAGCGCGCGATCCGGCTTCAGGTCGAGCAGCGGTGTCCCGTCCAGGCAGTCCAGACCGCGCACCAGCAGGATCGAGCCTTCGACACCGACCAGCGTGACGATGGAGGTGCCGATCGGGTTTGGCCTGACCGGCGAGCGCAGGGCAAACGTGCCACGCGCGGAACCATCATTGGCAGGGCTTTGGCGGACCAGATCGCGCCGCGACAGATGCAGCCAGTAGAGCACTTCGAGGCGTTCGAACTGTTCGATGCCGGCAAGCGCCTCGCGCCACAGCGGAAAGATCTCGATGCGGCAGATCGGGCCGTCGGCGCGACCCTGGCGCGGCGCCATCAGCCGCGAGACCCACGGCGTGCGGATCGTGCCGATGAAGACGAGGCCGGCGTCCGTCGGCGCTGGCGCGTCGACGGCGATCTCTCCCTGGCGGATTTCGTTCTCGCGCACCAAGTCAGTCGATGCCGACCATGACGTCGGATGCCTTGATGACGGCATATGCATCCTTGCCGACGGCAAGCCCGAGATCGGCGACGGCTTCGTTGGTGATGGACGAGGTGACCACGGCGCCGCCGATGTCGATGCGCACATGCGAGGTGGTCGCGCCCTTGGTGATCTCGACGATCTTGCCCTTCAGCGTGTTGCGCGCACTGATCTTCATGGGGAACTCCTGGTTGATTTTCTATCCGATGCGCGCCGTTGCGCGAGCGGTCACCGTAGCCCGTGGTGGTCAGCCGTTACAACGGGTTTTCAGTGAAACTCTTTTCCCGAAAAAAGCGCAGAAGCCTTCCCTTTGTTATGTTCATATGGATATATCGCCCAAAGCCGCTGGCTGGACGGGTTTGCAAAATCAGGGAGAGCTTCGATGAAGAAACGTAATGGTTTGGTGCTGATGGCGATGACCGCTGGGGCGATGATGCTGGCAGCGCCTGCCGCACATGCGGACGAGCAGGTTGTCGTATTTGCCGCCGCCAGCCTCAAGAATGCGCTCGATGAGGTCAACAAGGCCTGCGAGAAGGATGTCGGCGAGGCTGCCAAGATTTCCTACGCGGCAAGTTCCGCGCTGGCCAAGCAGATCGAAGAAGGAGCGCCAGCGGATGTCTTCATCTCGGCTGACCTCGACTGGATGAAATACCTCTCCGACAAGAAGCTGACCAAGTCTGACACCGAGGTGAAGCTCCTCGGCAACCAGATCGTGCTGGTAGCACCGAAGGACTCCAAGGCCGAGGTCAAGATCGAGAAGGGGTTCGATCTCGCCAAGGTGATTGGCGACGGCAAGCTGGCGATGGGTGATTTCAAGGCGGTCCCGGCTGGCAAGTACGGCAAGGCGGCGCTGGAATCGCTTGGCGCGTGGTCTTCCGTCGAAGGCAAGGTGGCGCAGGCCGAGAATGTCCGCGCGGCGCTCAAGCTGGTGGCCACCGGCGAGGCGGCTGCCGGTATCGTCTACCAGACCGACGCCAATGCCGAGAAGGGCGTCAAGGTCATTGGAGTGTTCCCGGAAGAGACGCATCCTCCCATCGTCTATCCGGTTGCCCAGACGGCGGAATCCAAGGACAAGGATGCGCCGGCATTCCTGAAGTGCCTGCGCTCTGCTAAGGCAGGAGAGCTTTTCAAGGCGCAGGGTTTCACGCTGCTCGCGCCCACCCAGTAAGGTATCGCAGGAACGCATGAACTGGCTGCTGGACCTCAGCCCCGACGAATGGAATGCGGTCCGGCTGTCCATCAAGGTCGCCACGGTTGCGATGCTGGTCAGTTTGCCATTCGGCATCGCGGTGGCATTGCTTCTGGCGCGCGGCAGATTCTGGGGCAAGACGCTGCTCAACGGCATCGTGCACCTGCCTCTGATCCTGCCGCCGGTGGTGACCGGTTATCTTCTTCTGCTGGCTTTCGGTCGGCGCGGACCGGCCGGCATCTTTTTTGCCGATTATTTTGGCCTCGTCTTTTCGTTTCGCTGGACTGGTGCGGCCCTGGCGTGCGGCGTGATGGGCTTTCCGCTGATGGTAAGAGCGATCCGCCTGTCCATCGAGGCCGTAGATCGCAAGCTGGAAGCGGCTGCGGGCACGCTAGGGGCCAGTCCGCTCTGGGTTTTCGCCACCATCACGCTTCCGCTGATCCTGCCCGGCATGATTGCCGGCGCGATACTTTCCTTTGCCAAAGCGATGGGCGAGTTTGGGGCGACCATCACCTTCGTTTCCAATATCCCGAACGAAACCCAGACCCTGCCTTCCGCGATCTACACCTTCACGCAGGTGCCTGGCGGTGACGAAGGGGCACTAAGGCTGACGCTGATCAGCATCGTCATCTCGATGGCTGCCCTGGTCGCTTCCGAAGTGCTGGCGCGCCGGGTCGGACGACGGATGGACATCGAATGAGCGTGGCGGTCGATATCGGCCATCAGCAAGGTGGCTTTTCGCTCGAGGCGGCTTTCGACAGCTCCGGTCGCCTGACGGCGCTGTTCGGCCCTTCCGGTTCCGGCAAGACCTCGCTGATCAATGCCATTGCCGGCCTGATCCGGCCTCGGCGTGGTCGCATCACCGTCGACGGACAGGTGCTGGTCGACACTGAAAAAGGCGTTTTCGTACCGAGGCATAAGCGCCGTATCGGAATGGTGTTCCAGGACGCACGCCTGTTCCCACACATGAGCGTGGCAGCCAATCTGGGCTACGGCCGCTGGTTCACGCCGACGACCGAGCGTTACGGCGATATGGGGGCCGTTGTCGAGCTGCTCGGCATCGGACATCTGCTCGACCGCCGGCCGGGCAAGCTTTCCGGTGGCGAAAAACAAC
This genomic window contains:
- a CDS encoding thymidylate synthase, which produces MRQYLDLLSHVLENGTDRGDRTGTGTRSVFGYQMRYDLGQGFPVLTTKKLHLKSIIHELLWFLAGDTNIKYLNDNGVSIWDEWADANGDLGPVYGKQWRSWPDAQGGTIDQIENLLREIRCNPYSRRLIVSAWNPAEVEQMALPPCHCLFQFYVSDGRLSCQLYQRSADIFLGVPFNIASYALLTMMVAQVTGLRPGDFVHTLGDAHIYSNHFEQAHEQLRRQPKTLPTMWINPEVKDLFAFRFDDFRLENYVADATIKAPIAV
- a CDS encoding molybdopterin-binding protein, coding for MKISARNTLKGKIVEITKGATTSHVRIDIGGAVVTSSITNEAVADLGLAVGKDAYAVIKASDVMVGID
- the tsaA gene encoding tRNA (N6-threonylcarbamoyladenosine(37)-N6)-methyltransferase TrmO, with protein sequence MVRENEIRQGEIAVDAPAPTDAGLVFIGTIRTPWVSRLMAPRQGRADGPICRIEIFPLWREALAGIEQFERLEVLYWLHLSRRDLVRQSPANDGSARGTFALRSPVRPNPIGTSIVTLVGVEGSILLVRGLDCLDGTPLLDLKPDRALFNPIAPPQPGDFEVG
- the modB gene encoding molybdate ABC transporter permease subunit; this encodes MNWLLDLSPDEWNAVRLSIKVATVAMLVSLPFGIAVALLLARGRFWGKTLLNGIVHLPLILPPVVTGYLLLLAFGRRGPAGIFFADYFGLVFSFRWTGAALACGVMGFPLMVRAIRLSIEAVDRKLEAAAGTLGASPLWVFATITLPLILPGMIAGAILSFAKAMGEFGATITFVSNIPNETQTLPSAIYTFTQVPGGDEGALRLTLISIVISMAALVASEVLARRVGRRMDIE
- a CDS encoding DUF2853 family protein; the encoded protein is MSDYLADVKKYDAGANADVVDKIVKHLGIALRNRDSSLVSCTDPEELKRVRDSWVGKKLGVADAAKADAAIEKTCKAMSADNTKNRVTFYYLVAKDLGKLGSL
- the modA gene encoding molybdate ABC transporter substrate-binding protein; this translates as MKKRNGLVLMAMTAGAMMLAAPAAHADEQVVVFAAASLKNALDEVNKACEKDVGEAAKISYAASSALAKQIEEGAPADVFISADLDWMKYLSDKKLTKSDTEVKLLGNQIVLVAPKDSKAEVKIEKGFDLAKVIGDGKLAMGDFKAVPAGKYGKAALESLGAWSSVEGKVAQAENVRAALKLVATGEAAAGIVYQTDANAEKGVKVIGVFPEETHPPIVYPVAQTAESKDKDAPAFLKCLRSAKAGELFKAQGFTLLAPTQ